One window of the Parasphingopyxis algicola genome contains the following:
- a CDS encoding retroviral-like aspartic protease family protein → MKLALIGLACMAAATAGIAIGSTPEMPPQDSETIESDRTVDNRVTIPVSVDGRGPFDFIVDTGAERTVISRELADTLELHASDDVWLTTILNVEQVPTVIIPSLGAGRRTVDDIQAPALARTDLGAAGVLGIDALEDQQVLFDFEQDRMTFSQARIEESDWSGGDVIVVRARQRSGRLVLARANVEGTRIHAIVDTGSAVTIGNNALRERLIRRGRMNPAQFFTITSVTGSTMDINYAFVDELRIGGVRLNNVPIAFADTELFRQLDLVDRPAVLLGMNALRVFDRVLIDFANRRLRLQLPTGGPPGNSDMPMLAELVSETPSAD, encoded by the coding sequence AGGACTCCGAAACGATCGAATCCGACCGCACGGTCGACAATCGCGTGACGATCCCAGTGAGCGTCGATGGCCGGGGCCCGTTCGACTTCATCGTCGATACCGGCGCCGAGCGCACGGTCATCTCGCGCGAGCTCGCCGATACGCTCGAGCTCCATGCGAGCGACGATGTCTGGCTGACCACGATCCTGAATGTCGAGCAGGTGCCGACCGTCATTATCCCGAGCCTCGGCGCGGGCCGCCGCACGGTCGACGATATCCAGGCGCCGGCTCTGGCGCGCACCGATCTCGGCGCTGCGGGCGTACTCGGTATCGACGCGCTGGAAGACCAGCAGGTGCTGTTCGATTTCGAGCAGGACAGAATGACGTTCAGCCAGGCCCGGATCGAGGAGAGCGACTGGTCAGGAGGCGATGTCATCGTCGTGCGCGCGCGGCAACGGTCCGGCAGGCTCGTTCTGGCGCGCGCCAATGTCGAAGGAACGCGCATCCACGCGATCGTCGATACCGGATCGGCGGTGACGATCGGCAACAATGCTCTTCGGGAGCGGCTGATCCGGCGCGGCCGCATGAACCCGGCCCAGTTTTTCACGATCACGTCGGTGACCGGATCGACCATGGACATCAATTATGCGTTCGTGGACGAACTGCGGATCGGCGGAGTCCGGCTCAACAACGTCCCGATCGCCTTTGCCGATACCGAACTGTTCCGCCAGCTCGATCTGGTCGACCGACCGGCCGTGCTGCTCGGCATGAATGCGCTCCGGGTGTTCGATCGCGTCCTGATCGATTTCGCCAACCGCCGTTTGCGGTTGCAACTGCCGACGGGCGGCCCTCCGGGGAATTCCGACATGCCGATGCTCGCCGAGCTTGTCTCCGAGACCCCGAGCGCCGACTGA
- a CDS encoding Acg family FMN-binding oxidoreductase, protein MRGYDRAAAELRSALPPNPEILDFIRFATLAANGHNVQPWRFAVRGGRTSILPDLGRRTAAVDPDDHHLYASLGCAAENFLIAAAASGRPGAMDIATGGDGRIDIDLARGARQENALFDAIRERQSTRSDFDGRLVPRDDIRQLVNAARIDGVAVEIFTSDEDREAILDHVIAGNSAQMDDPAFVRELRDSIRFNAAEALYARDGLFSACSGNLTMSGWLGRRLFAMLYRKSAENDRYASQLRTSAGVAVFVGERPDIASWIDVGRSFQRFALQATALRIRHSHINQPVEVPSVRADFAQWLGNRDARPDLVIRFGYAPPLPMSLRRPVADVLIADTA, encoded by the coding sequence ATGCGAGGGTATGACCGGGCCGCCGCCGAACTGAGATCGGCACTACCACCAAACCCCGAGATTCTGGACTTCATCCGCTTCGCCACATTGGCCGCCAACGGCCATAATGTGCAGCCATGGCGTTTTGCGGTCCGCGGCGGCCGCACGTCCATACTACCCGATCTTGGCCGGCGGACCGCGGCCGTCGATCCGGACGATCATCACCTTTATGCGAGCCTGGGATGCGCCGCCGAAAATTTCCTCATCGCCGCAGCGGCGTCGGGACGCCCTGGAGCGATGGATATCGCGACCGGGGGCGACGGCCGGATCGATATCGATCTCGCGCGGGGCGCCCGGCAGGAAAACGCGCTGTTCGATGCCATCAGGGAACGTCAATCGACACGGTCCGACTTCGATGGAAGGCTGGTCCCCCGGGACGACATCAGGCAACTTGTAAATGCTGCGCGGATCGACGGTGTTGCCGTGGAAATCTTCACGAGCGACGAGGATCGCGAAGCCATACTCGATCACGTGATCGCCGGAAATTCTGCACAGATGGACGATCCGGCCTTTGTCCGGGAACTCAGGGACTCGATCCGTTTCAACGCCGCCGAAGCGCTTTATGCCCGCGATGGCCTGTTCTCGGCCTGTTCGGGCAATCTCACCATGTCTGGCTGGCTCGGCCGGCGTCTGTTCGCCATGCTCTACCGCAAGAGTGCCGAGAACGACAGATATGCCAGCCAGTTGAGAACCTCAGCCGGCGTCGCCGTATTTGTTGGCGAGCGCCCGGATATCGCCAGCTGGATCGACGTCGGCCGCAGCTTCCAGCGATTTGCGCTCCAGGCGACAGCGTTGCGCATTCGGCACTCCCACATCAATCAACCGGTCGAGGTGCCATCGGTCCGTGCGGATTTCGCGCAATGGCTCGGCAATCGAGATGCGCGCCCCGATCTGGTCATCCGTTTCGGATACGCGCCCCCGCTGCCGATGTCGCTGCGGCGACCTGTTGCCGATGTGCTGATCGCCGACACTGCCTGA
- a CDS encoding VOC family protein, which produces MNAEDTRHRIVWHDLVTGAVPAAMRFYEDLLGWEYLIEHSTDFVWRSGEADYPLIMADHEAHGGFVNPGIETPSYWLPFVTVDEVDAAVERATGLGGTIERAPFDIPGVGRSAVLHDPDGAAICPFVPSHGYPQPKGLFTRDQLFGPASPDTAKFYAGLFGWEMAERRGHTALATAADSSGASGWIPWIATADIDTAMSDARSLDCEILLDSTHVEGTGHLAMIRAAIGGVFCLHETG; this is translated from the coding sequence ATGAACGCTGAAGACACGCGCCATCGCATCGTCTGGCACGATCTCGTGACGGGCGCCGTACCGGCGGCAATGCGCTTCTATGAAGACCTGCTCGGGTGGGAATATCTGATCGAGCACAGCACAGACTTTGTCTGGCGGTCGGGCGAAGCCGATTACCCGCTGATCATGGCGGATCACGAGGCCCATGGCGGGTTCGTCAACCCCGGCATCGAGACACCGTCCTATTGGTTGCCCTTCGTGACGGTGGATGAAGTGGACGCCGCGGTCGAGAGGGCGACGGGGCTCGGCGGGACGATAGAGCGCGCGCCATTCGACATTCCCGGCGTGGGGCGCAGCGCCGTCTTGCACGACCCTGACGGCGCCGCCATATGCCCGTTCGTTCCGTCGCACGGCTATCCGCAACCGAAAGGCCTGTTTACGCGCGACCAGTTGTTCGGGCCGGCGAGTCCCGATACGGCCAAATTCTACGCAGGCCTTTTCGGCTGGGAAATGGCCGAGCGCCGCGGCCACACAGCCCTCGCGACCGCTGCCGATTCCAGCGGCGCGTCCGGTTGGATACCCTGGATAGCGACGGCCGATATCGACACTGCGATGAGCGACGCGCGGTCGCTGGACTGCGAGATACTGCTTGACAGCACCCATGTTGAGGGGACGGGCCATCTCGCGATGATCCGGGCCGCCATCGGCGGAGTATTTTGCCTGCACGAAACCGGTTGA
- a CDS encoding putative bifunctional diguanylate cyclase/phosphodiesterase: MAAIVERAGWTPIAARRLEKAERRFILSGARIAVVDARGAFEDGLAAITALSEPVEANAAALLALVSKKDVARIDSVLAAGATHYLASPFGEQELVQALRFADRYTVRVGGRYQHATTPTRAETDTLNWQLDRETETVNLAPALARLLALPPEKAASLPWSDFLGALGDGAVEESERAIRKFDDANEPTAFAHDAPGAGDDRMVHHLTRDEATGQIDGWIELPDEDTDRQALGERDYLTGVGDVHSAHQWIDRQLAADVDAGPKLALLLVSLHRFERINQAYGSATGDAVLQGMARRIERLVFGMPMRNKLVARLAGAEFAIGLAPSVSLDEAEFAARQLAGVIEQPFITDDQVIRLKARCGIVTSVETDMDAAGVMRRASVALAEARDGDSHPIRVFGKDEEVEAVRDSRLEIDLRHALDRDEIEILFQPQVSVTSGAIIGAEALARWQHPTYGELGAVALFAAAERSDYLTELSMHVQQKAVEAAANWADALGGLRLSVNVTAADMAEPDFVDRFAAMVDAAGFDRGRLTAEVTESGLIEDLGVAADRLAALRADGFRVAIDDFGTGYSSLAYLKSLPLDYLKIDRRLSQDIAGSARDRIVVTGVIEMARSLGLSVIAEGVETDEQLTLLAEQGCELYQGFLCAPPVTSENLAGLVERRA; encoded by the coding sequence TTGGCCGCGATCGTCGAGCGGGCAGGGTGGACGCCGATCGCGGCGCGGCGGCTCGAAAAGGCGGAACGGCGATTCATTCTCTCGGGCGCGCGCATCGCCGTCGTCGACGCGCGCGGCGCGTTCGAAGATGGCCTCGCGGCGATCACGGCGCTTTCCGAGCCGGTCGAAGCGAATGCCGCGGCGTTGCTGGCGCTGGTGTCGAAAAAAGACGTCGCCCGGATCGATTCCGTACTCGCCGCCGGTGCGACGCATTATCTGGCGAGCCCGTTCGGGGAGCAGGAACTGGTCCAGGCGCTGCGCTTCGCCGACCGCTACACCGTCCGCGTAGGGGGGCGTTACCAGCACGCAACGACGCCGACCCGGGCGGAAACCGATACTCTGAACTGGCAACTCGATCGCGAAACCGAGACGGTCAACCTCGCGCCGGCGCTAGCGCGGCTGCTGGCCTTGCCGCCAGAGAAGGCCGCCTCCCTGCCATGGTCCGACTTTCTGGGGGCGCTTGGCGACGGCGCAGTCGAAGAGTCCGAACGGGCGATCCGCAAATTCGACGATGCGAATGAGCCGACCGCTTTCGCACATGACGCACCGGGCGCCGGCGATGATCGGATGGTGCATCACCTGACCCGTGACGAGGCGACCGGCCAGATCGATGGCTGGATCGAGCTGCCCGATGAAGACACGGACCGCCAGGCGCTCGGCGAACGCGATTATCTGACCGGGGTCGGCGATGTACACAGCGCCCATCAATGGATCGACCGTCAGCTAGCTGCGGATGTCGACGCTGGACCGAAACTGGCGTTACTGCTGGTTTCGCTTCATCGCTTCGAACGCATCAATCAGGCTTATGGCAGCGCGACCGGCGACGCGGTGTTGCAGGGGATGGCGCGGCGGATCGAACGGCTGGTGTTCGGCATGCCGATGCGCAACAAGCTGGTGGCGAGGCTGGCGGGCGCGGAATTCGCGATCGGTCTTGCGCCGTCGGTTTCGCTCGACGAGGCGGAATTTGCCGCGCGCCAGCTCGCCGGGGTGATCGAGCAGCCTTTCATCACCGATGACCAGGTCATCCGGCTCAAGGCGCGATGCGGCATCGTGACGAGCGTCGAGACGGACATGGACGCTGCTGGTGTCATGCGGCGGGCCAGCGTCGCGCTGGCCGAAGCGCGCGACGGCGACTCGCATCCGATCCGCGTGTTCGGCAAGGACGAGGAGGTCGAGGCCGTGCGCGACAGCCGGCTCGAGATCGATCTCCGGCACGCGCTCGATCGCGACGAAATCGAGATACTGTTCCAGCCCCAGGTGTCGGTGACGTCCGGCGCGATCATCGGCGCCGAGGCACTCGCGCGCTGGCAGCATCCCACCTATGGCGAGCTGGGCGCCGTCGCCCTGTTCGCGGCCGCCGAGCGCTCCGACTATCTGACCGAATTGTCGATGCATGTGCAGCAGAAAGCGGTGGAGGCAGCCGCGAACTGGGCCGATGCGCTGGGCGGTTTGAGACTATCCGTCAATGTCACGGCCGCCGATATGGCGGAGCCCGATTTCGTCGATCGATTTGCGGCGATGGTGGATGCGGCGGGTTTCGATCGGGGCCGGCTGACGGCCGAGGTGACCGAGAGCGGGCTGATCGAGGATCTGGGCGTCGCCGCCGATCGCCTGGCCGCGCTTCGCGCAGACGGTTTTCGCGTGGCGATCGACGATTTCGGGACCGGCTATTCGAGCCTCGCCTATCTCAAATCGCTGCCGCTCGACTATCTGAAGATCGATCGCCGGTTGAGCCAGGACATTGCGGGCAGCGCGCGCGACCGGATCGTCGTTACCGGCGTCATCGAAATGGCGCGCTCGCTCGGCCTGTCGGTCATTGCCGAAGGCGTGGAGACTGACGAACAGCTGACCCTGCTCGCCGAACAGGGCTGCGAACTCTATCAGGGCTTTCTGTGCGCGCCGCCCGTGACGTCGGAGAACCTGGCCGGGCTCGTCGAACGCCGAGCCTGA
- the moaA gene encoding GTP 3',8-cyclase MoaA has product MASDAPTQAPPLTDAHGRRISYLRISVTDRCDLRCRYCMSEKMQFLPRRDILSFEEIDAIAGAFVERGVRKIRLTGGEPLVRGGVMDLVRMLGRHRENGDLDELTMTTNATRLAEHAEALVDAGVRRVNVSLDTRDPETFRYITRWGEIGRTLDGIAAAKAAGLRVKINMVGLKGLNDREIVPMMRWCADEGHDLTLIETMPLGQIDDDRHDRYLPLDAVQRDLEDRFTLVPLMERTGGPARYWNVGELGLKLGLITPLTNNFCAGCNRVRITVSGKIYMCLGHDDHLDLKTALREGGREALDRVLDQAMILKPLAHDFAIRADNAEPAVSRHMSVTGG; this is encoded by the coding sequence ATGGCCTCAGACGCTCCGACGCAGGCACCACCGCTTACCGACGCCCATGGCCGCCGGATCAGCTATTTGCGTATATCGGTCACCGATCGCTGCGATCTGAGATGCCGTTACTGCATGTCGGAGAAGATGCAGTTCCTGCCGCGCCGCGATATCCTCTCGTTCGAGGAAATCGATGCGATCGCCGGGGCCTTTGTCGAGCGCGGCGTTCGCAAGATCAGGCTGACCGGCGGCGAACCGCTGGTCCGCGGCGGAGTCATGGATCTGGTCCGCATGCTCGGCCGCCATCGTGAGAACGGTGATCTCGACGAACTGACGATGACGACCAATGCGACGCGGCTCGCCGAACATGCGGAAGCGCTGGTCGATGCGGGTGTGCGGCGCGTCAATGTCAGTCTCGATACGCGCGATCCGGAAACCTTCCGCTATATCACGCGATGGGGCGAGATCGGCCGCACTCTGGACGGCATCGCCGCCGCCAAGGCCGCGGGCTTGCGCGTCAAGATCAACATGGTGGGCCTCAAGGGCCTCAACGACCGCGAAATCGTGCCGATGATGCGCTGGTGCGCGGACGAGGGCCATGATCTGACCCTGATCGAGACCATGCCGCTCGGCCAGATCGACGATGACCGGCATGACCGCTATCTGCCGCTCGACGCCGTGCAGCGCGATCTCGAGGACCGTTTCACGCTGGTTCCGCTGATGGAGCGGACCGGCGGGCCGGCCCGCTACTGGAATGTCGGGGAACTGGGCCTCAAACTGGGCCTCATCACGCCGCTGACCAACAATTTCTGCGCCGGCTGCAACCGCGTCCGGATCACGGTTTCGGGCAAGATCTATATGTGCCTCGGCCATGACGATCACCTCGATCTCAAAACCGCGTTGCGCGAAGGCGGGCGCGAGGCGCTCGACCGGGTTTTGGACCAGGCGATGATCCTCAAACCGCTCGCGCATGATTTCGCGATCCGCGCGGACAATGCCGAACCGGCCGTCTCCCGCCATATGAGCGTGACCGGGGGATGA
- a CDS encoding adenylate/guanylate cyclase domain-containing protein translates to MAAADPVVLADDALSRGDNLEAYDIAMSAREEGIETPRLAYIATLALARMGDTNMALDFYEQAGLGAIDDDDILALWGRLKKDLAEKADDDERAALFAEASKAYRAVYENRPSYYTGINAATTALLAGDRPCAEELAHKILEDPAVAKPSGFYATATAAEANVLLGRASEAYAAIADAVSWSDASVGSKASTFRQMMLIAKVAPDMAETIAPLLEALRPSPVLVYTGHMFVADAAAEAALAEKIEAALDALNPDTAYGALACGADIIVAEAILRRGLELHVVLPFEREDFVTQSVRPGGEAWVERFDHCLERAARVSYATDMGYIGDPNMFSYGSAVAMGLARMRARHLRTSAVQLAIAQKENNSLPAGTNSDVGIWQRLGHHSEIIDPGAIDRKLDRPPDIAMPEGVTRVAHSMIFADFAGFSKLSEAALPLFTSEILGRAGAVLDEYGDKVLYRNSWGDALYAVIATPIDAAEIVLKLQRQVNDVPELLRDCAGSNCGMRIGLHHGPIYRGHDAVTMRTSFFGTEVTRTARIEPVTPTGEVYATEAFAAILALETEQRFGTHYVGRVQLAKDYGELAMYKLSPRDSGEAA, encoded by the coding sequence ATGGCGGCCGCAGACCCGGTCGTCCTTGCAGACGATGCGCTGTCGCGCGGCGACAATCTCGAAGCCTATGACATCGCGATGTCGGCGCGCGAGGAGGGGATCGAAACCCCGCGGCTCGCCTATATCGCCACCCTCGCCCTTGCGCGCATGGGCGACACGAACATGGCGCTCGATTTCTACGAGCAGGCCGGGCTCGGCGCGATCGATGACGACGACATATTGGCGCTCTGGGGGCGGCTGAAAAAGGACCTGGCCGAAAAGGCCGATGATGATGAGCGCGCGGCGTTGTTTGCCGAGGCCAGCAAGGCCTATCGCGCCGTCTACGAAAACCGGCCCAGCTATTATACCGGCATCAATGCGGCGACGACGGCGCTGCTCGCCGGAGACCGTCCGTGCGCGGAAGAACTGGCGCACAAGATATTGGAAGACCCGGCCGTTGCGAAGCCCAGCGGTTTCTATGCGACCGCCACGGCCGCCGAGGCGAACGTGCTGCTGGGCCGTGCGAGCGAGGCCTATGCCGCGATCGCCGATGCGGTCAGCTGGTCCGATGCCAGTGTCGGATCCAAGGCGTCGACATTCCGCCAGATGATGCTGATCGCCAAGGTCGCTCCCGACATGGCCGAGACGATCGCGCCGCTGCTCGAAGCGCTCCGGCCCTCGCCGGTTCTGGTCTATACGGGCCATATGTTCGTGGCCGACGCGGCGGCGGAAGCGGCGCTCGCGGAGAAAATCGAGGCGGCGCTCGACGCGTTGAATCCCGATACGGCCTATGGCGCGCTGGCCTGCGGCGCCGACATTATTGTTGCGGAGGCGATCTTGCGGCGCGGCCTGGAACTCCATGTCGTGCTGCCCTTCGAGCGCGAGGATTTCGTCACCCAGTCGGTGCGGCCCGGCGGCGAGGCCTGGGTCGAACGGTTCGACCATTGTCTCGAACGCGCGGCGCGGGTCAGCTATGCGACCGATATGGGCTATATCGGCGATCCGAACATGTTCAGCTATGGATCGGCCGTCGCGATGGGGCTGGCCCGTATGCGTGCGCGGCATTTGCGCACGAGCGCCGTTCAGCTCGCGATTGCGCAAAAGGAGAACAACTCGCTTCCGGCCGGCACCAACAGCGATGTCGGCATCTGGCAACGGCTCGGCCATCACAGCGAGATCATCGATCCGGGCGCGATCGATCGCAAACTCGATCGGCCTCCGGATATCGCCATGCCCGAAGGAGTGACGCGGGTCGCCCATTCGATGATCTTCGCGGATTTCGCCGGCTTTTCGAAGCTGTCCGAAGCCGCACTGCCGCTCTTTACCAGCGAGATTCTCGGCAGGGCCGGTGCCGTGCTCGACGAATATGGCGACAAGGTGCTCTACCGGAACAGCTGGGGCGATGCGCTCTATGCTGTGATCGCGACGCCGATCGATGCGGCCGAGATCGTGCTCAAGCTCCAGCGGCAGGTAAACGACGTGCCCGAACTGCTGCGCGACTGTGCCGGCAGCAATTGCGGCATGCGGATCGGGCTGCATCATGGCCCGATCTATCGGGGGCATGATGCCGTAACGATGCGGACGAGCTTTTTCGGGACCGAAGTGACGCGCACCGCGCGGATCGAGCCGGTCACGCCGACCGGCGAGGTCTATGCGACCGAAGCCTTCGCCGCGATCCTGGCGCTGGAAACCGAGCAGCGGTTCGGCACCCATTATGTCGGCCGGGTCCAGCTCGCCAAGGATTATGGGGAACTCGCAATGTACAAGCTGAGTCCGCGCGACAGCGGCGAGGCGGCCTGA
- a CDS encoding NAD kinase, whose translation MTIDRKYALVASPTEEAQEAEALLREHHDFVDLKDAEGVIALGGDGFMLQTLHQMLAEHRIKPVFGMNLGTVGFLMNEWRPVGLEKRLAQAKTFTVTPLRMDAVTVDGDTVSSPAINEVSLLRETRQTAKLEVKAGGNVVIDELVCDGVIVATPAGSTAYNLSARGPILPMGSNMLALTPISPFRPRRWRGAILPDTTRIAFRVLEPLKRPVSAVADQREVRDVATVDVHLDTSLTLSLMFDPEHALDERIAREQFIV comes from the coding sequence ATGACGATCGACCGGAAATACGCCCTTGTCGCATCGCCAACCGAAGAGGCCCAGGAGGCCGAGGCGCTGCTCCGCGAACATCATGACTTCGTCGATCTCAAGGACGCGGAGGGCGTTATCGCGCTCGGCGGCGACGGTTTCATGCTGCAAACGCTTCACCAGATGCTGGCCGAGCATCGCATCAAGCCGGTGTTCGGCATGAATCTCGGCACGGTCGGCTTCCTGATGAACGAATGGCGGCCCGTTGGGCTCGAGAAGCGGCTGGCCCAGGCGAAAACCTTCACCGTCACTCCGCTGCGCATGGACGCAGTCACGGTCGACGGCGATACGGTGTCGAGCCCGGCGATCAACGAGGTCTCGCTCCTCCGCGAAACCCGGCAGACCGCGAAGCTCGAGGTCAAGGCGGGCGGCAATGTCGTGATCGACGAGCTGGTGTGCGACGGGGTCATTGTCGCAACGCCAGCAGGTTCGACGGCCTATAACCTTTCCGCGCGCGGCCCGATTCTGCCGATGGGATCGAACATGCTCGCACTGACGCCGATCAGCCCCTTCCGGCCGAGGCGCTGGCGCGGAGCCATCCTGCCCGATACGACGCGCATCGCGTTCCGCGTGCTGGAGCCGCTGAAACGGCCCGTCAGCGCGGTCGCCGACCAGCGCGAAGTGCGGGACGTGGCGACAGTCGACGTGCATCTCGATACCAGCCTGACGCTCTCGCTGATGTTCGACCCCGAACATGCGCTCGACGAACGTATCGCGCGCGAACAATTCATCGTCTGA